One genomic window of Conger conger chromosome 7, fConCon1.1, whole genome shotgun sequence includes the following:
- the LOC133132803 gene encoding CAAX prenyl protease 2-like isoform X4 → MGIRLEGVLAAATLPLVLTMALFLGPLTQLALDSPWGLRDGIKLLFDPWFWALCVNDMRWLRNQVVAPLTEELVFRACMLPMLVPCAGPTTAIFICPLFFGVAHFHHVIELLRFRQVSVSGIFLSAVFQFSYTAVFGAYTAFIFIRTGHLVGPVLCHSFCNYMGFPALSAALDHPQRLPILCCYLLGVVLFLLLFFPATDPFFYGSSPICSLAGSARDVCS, encoded by the exons ATGGGTATTCGACTGGAAGGTGTCCTTGCAGCTGCCACTTTGCCCCTGGTACTCACTATG GCTCTGTTCCTGGGGCCCCTCACCCAGCTGGCCCTGGACAGCCCCTGGGGTCTGCGTGATGGAATTAAACTGCTCTTTG ACCCCTGGTTCTGGGcgctgtgtgtgaatgacatGCGCTGGCTGAGGAACCAGGTGGTGGCCCCGCTCACGGAGGAGCTGGTGTTTCGGGCCTGCATGCTGCCCATGCTGGTGCCCTGCGCTGGGCCCACCACCGCCATCTTCATCTGCCCCCTCTTCTTCGGAGTGG CCCACTTCCACCATGTGATCGAGCTGCTCCGCTTCAGACAGGTGTCTGTGTCGGGaatatttctgtctgcag tgtTCCAGTTCTCCTACACTGCTGTCTTTGGGGCATACACTGCTTTCATCTTCATCAggacag GTCACCTGGTGGGGCCGGTGCTGTGCCACTCCTTCTGTAACTACATGGGTTTCCCTGCCCTGAGCGCAGCGCTGGATCACCCGCAACGCCTGCCCATCCTCTGCTGCTACCTGCTGGGCGTGGTCCTCTTCCTGCTGCTCTTCTTCCCCGCCACCGACCCCTTCTTCTACGGCTCGTCCCCCATCTGCAGCCTGGCCGGCAGCGCGCGGGACGTGTGCTCCTGA
- the LOC133132803 gene encoding CAAX prenyl protease 2-like isoform X2: MSAACLLLRWKFVCVAERTAQGSPGCDQEAVHQCADRVGTIASLRVGMETLHWRQGPSLLALMGIRLEGVLAAATLPLVLTMALFLGPLTQLALDSPWGLRDGIKLLFDPWFWALCVNDMRWLRNQVVAPLTEELVFRACMLPMLVPCAGPTTAIFICPLFFGVAHFHHVIELLRFRQVSVSGIFLSAVFQFSYTAVFGAYTAFIFIRTGHLVGPVLCHSFCNYMGFPALSAALDHPQRLPILCCYLLGVVLFLLLFFPATDPFFYGSSPICSLAGSARDVCS, from the exons ATGTCTGCTGCTTGCCTGCTCTTACGTTGGAAGTTTGTATGTGTGGCGGAGCGAACTGCCCAG GGATCACCCGGCTGTGATCAAGAGGCGGTTCACCAGTGTGCTGATCGTGTCGGCACTATCGCCAGTCTTCGTGTGGGCATGGAAACACTACACTGGCGTCAGG GACCTTCTCTGCTGGCCCTCATGGGTATTCGACTGGAAGGTGTCCTTGCAGCTGCCACTTTGCCCCTGGTACTCACTATG GCTCTGTTCCTGGGGCCCCTCACCCAGCTGGCCCTGGACAGCCCCTGGGGTCTGCGTGATGGAATTAAACTGCTCTTTG ACCCCTGGTTCTGGGcgctgtgtgtgaatgacatGCGCTGGCTGAGGAACCAGGTGGTGGCCCCGCTCACGGAGGAGCTGGTGTTTCGGGCCTGCATGCTGCCCATGCTGGTGCCCTGCGCTGGGCCCACCACCGCCATCTTCATCTGCCCCCTCTTCTTCGGAGTGG CCCACTTCCACCATGTGATCGAGCTGCTCCGCTTCAGACAGGTGTCTGTGTCGGGaatatttctgtctgcag tgtTCCAGTTCTCCTACACTGCTGTCTTTGGGGCATACACTGCTTTCATCTTCATCAggacag GTCACCTGGTGGGGCCGGTGCTGTGCCACTCCTTCTGTAACTACATGGGTTTCCCTGCCCTGAGCGCAGCGCTGGATCACCCGCAACGCCTGCCCATCCTCTGCTGCTACCTGCTGGGCGTGGTCCTCTTCCTGCTGCTCTTCTTCCCCGCCACCGACCCCTTCTTCTACGGCTCGTCCCCCATCTGCAGCCTGGCCGGCAGCGCGCGGGACGTGTGCTCCTGA
- the LOC133132803 gene encoding CAAX prenyl protease 2-like isoform X3: MKDHPAVIKRRFTSVLIVSALSPVFVWAWKHYTGVRPGPSLLALMGIRLEGVLAAATLPLVLTMALFLGPLTQLALDSPWGLRDGIKLLFDPWFWALCVNDMRWLRNQVVAPLTEELVFRACMLPMLVPCAGPTTAIFICPLFFGVAHFHHVIELLRFRQVSVSGIFLSAVFQFSYTAVFGAYTAFIFIRTGHLVGPVLCHSFCNYMGFPALSAALDHPQRLPILCCYLLGVVLFLLLFFPATDPFFYGSSPICSLAGSARDVCS; this comes from the exons ATGAA GGATCACCCGGCTGTGATCAAGAGGCGGTTCACCAGTGTGCTGATCGTGTCGGCACTATCGCCAGTCTTCGTGTGGGCATGGAAACACTACACTGGCGTCAGG CCAGGACCTTCTCTGCTGGCCCTCATGGGTATTCGACTGGAAGGTGTCCTTGCAGCTGCCACTTTGCCCCTGGTACTCACTATG GCTCTGTTCCTGGGGCCCCTCACCCAGCTGGCCCTGGACAGCCCCTGGGGTCTGCGTGATGGAATTAAACTGCTCTTTG ACCCCTGGTTCTGGGcgctgtgtgtgaatgacatGCGCTGGCTGAGGAACCAGGTGGTGGCCCCGCTCACGGAGGAGCTGGTGTTTCGGGCCTGCATGCTGCCCATGCTGGTGCCCTGCGCTGGGCCCACCACCGCCATCTTCATCTGCCCCCTCTTCTTCGGAGTGG CCCACTTCCACCATGTGATCGAGCTGCTCCGCTTCAGACAGGTGTCTGTGTCGGGaatatttctgtctgcag tgtTCCAGTTCTCCTACACTGCTGTCTTTGGGGCATACACTGCTTTCATCTTCATCAggacag GTCACCTGGTGGGGCCGGTGCTGTGCCACTCCTTCTGTAACTACATGGGTTTCCCTGCCCTGAGCGCAGCGCTGGATCACCCGCAACGCCTGCCCATCCTCTGCTGCTACCTGCTGGGCGTGGTCCTCTTCCTGCTGCTCTTCTTCCCCGCCACCGACCCCTTCTTCTACGGCTCGTCCCCCATCTGCAGCCTGGCCGGCAGCGCGCGGGACGTGTGCTCCTGA
- the LOC133132803 gene encoding CAAX prenyl protease 2-like isoform X1 produces MSEDDDFTFHSMFSDKVSINNDGFVSPDGLCWVSVLSCLLLACSYVGSLYVWRSELPRDHPAVIKRRFTSVLIVSALSPVFVWAWKHYTGVRPGPSLLALMGIRLEGVLAAATLPLVLTMALFLGPLTQLALDSPWGLRDGIKLLFDPWFWALCVNDMRWLRNQVVAPLTEELVFRACMLPMLVPCAGPTTAIFICPLFFGVAHFHHVIELLRFRQVSVSGIFLSAVFQFSYTAVFGAYTAFIFIRTGHLVGPVLCHSFCNYMGFPALSAALDHPQRLPILCCYLLGVVLFLLLFFPATDPFFYGSSPICSLAGSARDVCS; encoded by the exons ATGTCAGAGGATGATGATTTCACGTTTCATTCAATGTTTTCCGACAAAGTGTCGATAAACAATGATGGTTTCGTGTCGCCGGACGGACTTTGCTGGGTGTCGGTGCTGTCATGTCTGCTGCTTGCCTGCTCTTACGTTGGAAGTTTGTATGTGTGGCGGAGCGAACTGCCCAG GGATCACCCGGCTGTGATCAAGAGGCGGTTCACCAGTGTGCTGATCGTGTCGGCACTATCGCCAGTCTTCGTGTGGGCATGGAAACACTACACTGGCGTCAGG CCAGGACCTTCTCTGCTGGCCCTCATGGGTATTCGACTGGAAGGTGTCCTTGCAGCTGCCACTTTGCCCCTGGTACTCACTATG GCTCTGTTCCTGGGGCCCCTCACCCAGCTGGCCCTGGACAGCCCCTGGGGTCTGCGTGATGGAATTAAACTGCTCTTTG ACCCCTGGTTCTGGGcgctgtgtgtgaatgacatGCGCTGGCTGAGGAACCAGGTGGTGGCCCCGCTCACGGAGGAGCTGGTGTTTCGGGCCTGCATGCTGCCCATGCTGGTGCCCTGCGCTGGGCCCACCACCGCCATCTTCATCTGCCCCCTCTTCTTCGGAGTGG CCCACTTCCACCATGTGATCGAGCTGCTCCGCTTCAGACAGGTGTCTGTGTCGGGaatatttctgtctgcag tgtTCCAGTTCTCCTACACTGCTGTCTTTGGGGCATACACTGCTTTCATCTTCATCAggacag GTCACCTGGTGGGGCCGGTGCTGTGCCACTCCTTCTGTAACTACATGGGTTTCCCTGCCCTGAGCGCAGCGCTGGATCACCCGCAACGCCTGCCCATCCTCTGCTGCTACCTGCTGGGCGTGGTCCTCTTCCTGCTGCTCTTCTTCCCCGCCACCGACCCCTTCTTCTACGGCTCGTCCCCCATCTGCAGCCTGGCCGGCAGCGCGCGGGACGTGTGCTCCTGA